In the Nicotiana tabacum cultivar K326 chromosome 16, ASM71507v2, whole genome shotgun sequence genome, one interval contains:
- the LOC142170258 gene encoding uncharacterized protein LOC142170258, producing the protein MKDLMSRKFDFQDLAIVTLTQTCSAVVTRLVAEKLSDPGSFTIPCTIGNFVFAKALCDLGASINLMPLAIYKRLGIGRARPTFMLLQLADRIVKRPSGILDDVLIQVGKFVLLADFVILDCKVYEEIP; encoded by the coding sequence atgaaggacttgatgtcccgaaaattcgATTTTCAAGACTTGGCCATAGTGACTCTTACTCAGACCTGCAGTGCTGTGGTGACTAGACTAGTTGCTGAGAAGCTGTCTgacccagggagtttcacaattccctGCACCATTGGTAACTTTGTCTTTGCCaaggcactttgtgatttgggggctagcataaatcttatgcccctggcgaTCTATAAGAGGTTAgggattggaagagctagacccacttTTATGTTATTGCAGCTGGCTGACAGAATCGTGAAAAGACCCTCTGGTATCCTGGATGATGTGTTgattcaggtagggaaatttgtgctccttgcagattttgtgattctagatTGCAAGGTGTATGAGGAAAttccataa